A stretch of DNA from Candidatus Micrarchaeum acidiphilum ARMAN-2:
GTATGCGGCGAAGAAGAAGAACAGGCTGAATATGCCCCACGGCTCGAGCAATTGCTCGCCGGAGACGAATGTTGTGAACAGCACAGGCATCGTTGCGGTAAGCGCAGCGCCTATGAGAGCTATTTTCTCGTCGTATTCGTGGTAAAGCAGCATGAATATTACAAAGACCAGCAGTGCAGCAGTTATTGGGGGGTATATTCCGCCGACGTAGCTTAGCAGGGAATTGTTCAGCGTGGTGTAGTTCGGGCCGAATGCATTTGCCAGGTCATACCAGTAGGCTTCCAAGTATGGAACCAGGGGCTGGATTCTGAATATAGTACCGCTCGGCAGTACGGGCCATGCAGACGGCGAATACAAAATCTGCTGTCCGTAGGTCAGGAGGAACTTTGTGGCCATCATGTCGAAATACGGGTCGAATTCAAAGAATTTGGGGGTTATTCCTACACTCATCATCCTCGTCGCGAACGTGAGCAGCATTAGGAAAAGAAGTATGATCCATACCCATGTCATCTTAGTTATTTGGAAACTCTGGTGCTGCGCAGGCTTCTGCGCTAGGGCCTTTCCGGATTCGTTTTTTAGCTTGTTAAGCAAAAGCATTTCTTCTTGCTCGTGATCGTAGAACAGCCTTTCTTCTTCGTCCTTGTGGAGCTTTTCAATCTTTTGGCGCTCTTCCGGCGTGACGCTGATGTTTGAAAGCTCCTTGGATTGTTTTTCAAATAGAATTTTTTCCTCTTCTGAGTGCTTCTTTATTATCTCTTTTGCTGCTTCGAAGTCTTCAAGTCTAGCCCTCAGCATGCCAACCCTTTTCTTGAAGTCCTTCTCCAGTTTTATTTCCTCTAATTGCGAGTCCTGTTCGAACCTGAGCTTCAGCGACGGCATCTTCAGATTCTTGAAGACGCCCTGCTGCATGCAAAGCAGAAACCCGATTATAGTGAGGATTGCGGCGTTTATTTCGAACAAGCTCAGTGAAAATGCGAAGAAGTGTATGTATGCTATAAGGTAAGATTCAAGCCAGGTGAGTGTTGCCGGGGCTATTAACCCAAATATGAATCCTATCACTATTACTTCGAACATGCTTAGCTTTGTATCCTTCAGCAGCGCAAGCGCGAGTAGTACGCCTGGGACGAACATTGAGACAAATGCAATTATAGATACCAGCAGGACGTCTACCATCATATCACAGCTTTAGTGGGTTACCCATTAAGTATTGACCTTGGTATCTCCACTTTCTTTATTTCCCTATCTGGGAACACGGTTCCGGGCGGAACTATCCTCACCACAACCCCTATGGCACCGTATTTCGGGTAAGCTGTCGCGACACCTTTGTTAACCAGGTTTATCACGTCGCCGGCCTTGGGTATGTAGCCTACGCTTTTCCTTATGCTTTTGGCCCTTGCGCCCTTGGCTGCGAGCTTTCCGCTTATTATTATTTCAGCGCCCAATGCGCCGTTCTCCATTATGCTCTTAAGCGTGAACTGTATTATTTTCCTTGGGTTTATTCCCCT
This window harbors:
- a CDS encoding ribosomal protein S3- domain protein; amino-acid sequence: MVIERRFIDDAIIKLNISKFLGTELSKAGFSRVEIQKTPIITRITVYVLNPGRVIGRGGKAIDDLTETIKSRFNVNNPRISVVEVQNKMIEPLLVAKDIAFKLERGINPRKIIQFTLKSIMENGALGAEIIISGKLAAKGARAKSIRKSVGYIPKAGDVINLVNKGVATAYPKYGAIGVVVRIVPPGTVFPDREIKKVEIPRSILNG